The genomic window tggcctgttggtctgttataatctccacccggcacagccagaagaggaatggccacccctcatagcctggttcctctctaagtttcttcctaggttctggcccttctagggagtttttcctagccactgtgcttctacacctgcattgcttgctgtttggggttttaggctgggtttctgtacagcactttgagatatcagctgatgtacgaagggctatataaatacatttgatttgattttgattcttcctctgtcaaccatggttacctgcaaggaaacacgtgccgtcataattgctttgcacaaaaagggcttcacaggcaaggatattgctgccagtaagattgcaccgaaatcaaccatttatcggatcatcaagatcttcaaggagagcggttcaattgttgtgaagaaggcttcagggcgcccaagaaagtccagcaagctccaggaccgtctccttaagttgattcagctgcgggatcggggcaccaccagtccAAAGCTTGCTCAgcaatggcagcaggcaggtgtgagtgcatctgcacgcacagttgAGGCGAAgaattttggaggatggcctggtgtcaagaagggcagcaaagaagccacttctctccaagaaaaacatcagggacagactgatattctgcaaaaggtacagggattgggctgctgaggactggggtaaagtcattttctctgatgaatccactttccgattgtttggggcatccggaaaaaagcttgtccggagaatgagtgtgtaagttgactatgcaaaacaatttggaatttccaaaacatgaatgtttcttataaaaacatgAAGTGATGCAGGCAGTCTTTTCTCAAGAGTGTGcagctgtcttcaaggcaaatggtggctgctttgaggaatctaaaatctaaattatatttagatttgtttaacactttttttggttactacatgattccatatgtgctattttatagttttgatgtcttaactattctacaatgtagaaaatgtaaaaaaaaaaaaaaatgtaaacattgcatgagtaggtgtgtccaaacctttgactggtactgtataattaGTTTAGGTGGCATACGTTTTCAGCGTCACTGAAGTAACGCATTTTGTTCTCATAGAGGTAAAAATTACTATCTAAGATTTGTTCAGTTTAAGAATTTAATTTAAAATATACTGCCAAAGCAGAGATAGACTTTAGTGTGTATACCCACTCATTCTCAAGAATAGctgttttaaatgttatttttcatTTTGATGATAAAATATTTCAAGAGCAGCAGTAATATAATCGTAACAATAAATGGGATTTATAGAGCTATTTTCAAAGACCAAAATACGCTTTACAGTAGAgagcaaataaataaaaactgattaaacagtcaaACTTATCATAACTTCTATTATAGTTAATGCTAATAAAATGTAAATTAAGTCATAATAGGTACACATAAGATCAATAAAAATATTAAAGAGTTGAGCAGAACGTCTCTATATCTAAACAGTTATATAATGGTCCCTCCCTACTCCCAGCCGGTCCGCCCCTGCTTCCGGGAGAATTCTGGATTCCTAGATCGGTTGAATCTGTCCTTGCTCTTGTGCCGGGTCCGCACTGAGACCAAAGTCCAACCCAGATCGTCCTCTGGCTTGGCCTTGCTCCCACCTCcagcaccatcatcatcatcttcttcCAGAGCCAAAATGTGTAGACTGGCCGTCAGATTGTCCAGTGGCTGTGTCAAGGAAGGAGGTGTGGCCCTCTGCGGCCCAGACACCAAGGGGATGACAGCTGCCTCATGAGAATCATGGGAGTTGAGTATGGCTCCCAGCATGGCCCTATACAGCTGTCCAGAGCCAAGATCTCCCATCAGGAGAGAATCTGGGGTTAACCCCCCTCTCAGTTTGGTCACAAGCTGGTGCACCAGAGTGCCCTTGTACAGCCTAGATGCCACCCAGGAAACAAAAGATCGTTGAATTAGCTCTGTTTCTGCTCGGATAAAATGCAATGTGAATGAATCCCACTGCTCTAAGTTTAGGGGCAAGGGTTGACTTAGGAAGGGACACTTTACCAGGCACACTGAGGCTCGGCTAGAGGGAAGCACAGCAGTTGGTTGAGGTGAAGGCTTTCTTTCAGGCAGCACTGCCACTGGCTGTAGGCGTGGGCCACCCCCAGGTCTAGGCTCCTTCTACCTCTCTGAATCAGCCCTCTCAGCCTCTCCAACACTGGTCCCTCCATAAACCCTGTTACACAAAAAGGAGGAGTCAGTGACTGCACTTCACACACTTCAATATTTATCAATTCTAAATGGTGTGTTTTCTCGTAGATGCTCTGGGCCATACCTCTTTGGCTCTTCCTCTGTCTGCAGAGCTCTCCGTACACCAAACCTAGTAGCAGGGCCTGCAGGACAGGGAGTTCTGGAGGGGGATGGGCGTGCCTCAGCCAGTAGCAGGTGACAGCCACAGGAAGACGCAGATGAGGCGGGACACCGCTCAAAGTGGTCAAAGTGGACTGGGACACACCAAGTGTCTCCAAAAACACCTTAAGCTGCACTGACCTTGGAGCCTAAGGAACACAGCAAGAGAATGAGAATCAACAGTAGTATGtttgaatatactgtatactatatcaTACACATGTATACATACCTGATGCAGAGTGTCTAGCTGCATCTGTTCTGCAGCACTGGGCAGGACGGCTTCAACCATGCAGCTGGTCAGGCTCTCGCCTTCCCTGTAATACTCCTCCACGTCATCCACTGGGGGTCTCTGACTGCTGTGGTCTGCCCTCCTCCCACTCAGCAGCAGCCCATAGAGTACCTGTCGTATGGGTCGAGAGGTGTTGTTCCCACATGGCAAGCGGGGATCTTCCACCTGGGCACCCTGCATCATCCTTCCCAGCAGCATCACGTCTACCATGCAGGAGGGAAGTCTACCTTCCATCAACGGCAGCAGGGTCCAGTCTGGAAGGACCCTCAGAGGCTCTGGGAGACGGCCGGGCCCTGGTCCCACTCCATCGTTGAAGAACCGCTCCAGGCAACTAGGGGGAAGATGGTACTCTTCTATGCCCAGGGAGAGGCCCTGGAGGACAGCACCTGTTTTCTGTCTGTTGTTACTGTGACTGATGAGCCTGAGCACAGAGTCCAAGGCCTCCTTCTGCCCATGGAAGTGGGTCAGCCAATTCAGCAAGCCGTCGAAGCGGGCAAACCTTCCTTCCATTGACGAGTATTCTTCCCACCTGAGGGAAACACCCATGTTATGCAACTTGACGTAGTCGTTTCCTAACATGGCAGCGAAGACTGGGAGAACCTGTCTGTTGATGTTGAAGTGTCTGCAGAAGCTTGTTGTGGTGTACTGCTTGCAGGGAATGTATCTTATAGAGCTCCCGCGTTGCATAGACACTTTCTGCCAGTGAAAATGGGAGGTGGGCAGAAATCCTGCCTGGATGTCAAAGATATAAAAGTCACTGTCATTGGACAGCACTGGACAGTTCCAACTTCGAGCCAGGGAAGCTACATCTTGGTCTGCCTCACAAATGCACTGTGCGTACGGCACATTCAGGCTGATGAGGACCTGTTTGAAGACATGTTTGATGAGGATTGGTAATACACCACCGCTCCCCTGAAGCCCCATGGACAAGCTTTTCGCTCTGTTGATCCTTGATTGAGCTCGGGTTTTTTTTGTTTCAAACTTTTTGTCGGTATAGTCGGAGCCCCCATCTACAATCACAAAGGGGTCAATGTGGCAGTCTCTCAGAGCCTTAAAGAACTTGCAGACCTGGTCCTCAAAAGCATCATAATCCCCTCCATGACTCTGATCCAAACCTGAGTCAAAATAAAGCAAGTTGAACAGATTACTACCATCTATGATCAACTTGCTGTTTCTGAGGTGAACATCTTTTAAAATGTTTCCATTCTCCTCCATAAAGCTGGTCAATCCCTGGACGCCCATGGTGTGCTCTGTCTGGGATGTGATGTCTTTCTTAGTGAAGAGTTTCAGCAGTCATGGGACTGACTGAGTGAGGCTAGTATTATTACAATGGATGAGTTTATCTTTCCTTAAGTTTCACTTTCCTTACCTCATATCTGTCACTCCCATATTGTCTCTTGTCACAGAAGGTATGAAATAGTTCATGGGACTTTAAAAAGGCAAAACAGCATTGCTAATTGAATCAAGGGGAACTACAATCCAACCAGTAACTATGACTGTATGCTGATAAGAAGTGATCCTATTAGATGTGATGAGGAACATAACTTTTATACACTGTATGTAAAGCTTTTATCTGATAAGAAATCAGACAATGATTAACCATTATCTAATGAAGAATACACTCTCTAAAATGGACTGCTACACCAGATCATAATCTACCCCCTAATGGGAATAAGCTTGTTAATACGCTACCAATAGTATGCTCCATATTCTCACCTAAAACTAAACCAGGAAACACTATGGACAATAAATCAGCTACATTGTGTATAAAATAACCGTTTCTATAGAACAATATTAGAAACTGGAACAGAATGACTGATGATACATTTTTTTCAAGTTTCTTGGGACACA from Oncorhynchus keta strain PuntledgeMale-10-30-2019 unplaced genomic scaffold, Oket_V2 Un_contig_15490_pilon_pilon, whole genome shotgun sequence includes these protein-coding regions:
- the LOC127918990 gene encoding protein asteroid homolog 1-like; protein product: MGVQGLTSFMEENGNILKDVHLRNSKLIIDGSNLFNLLYFDSGLDQSHGGDYDAFEDQVCKFFKALRDCHIDPFVIVDGGSDYTDKKFETKKTRAQSRINRAKSLSMGLQGSGGVLPILIKHVFKQVLISLNVPYAQCICEADQDVASLARSWNCPVLSNDSDFYIFDIQAGFLPTSHFHWQKVSMQRGSSIRYIPCKQYTTTSFCRHFNINRQVLPVFAAMLGNDYVKLHNMGVSLRWEEYSSMEGRFARFDGLLNWLTHFHGQKEALDSVLRLISHSNNRQKTGAVLQGLSLGIEEYHLPPSCLERFFNDGVGPGPGRLPEPLRVLPDWTLLPLMEGRLPSCMVDVMLLGRMMQGAQVEDPRLPCGNNTSRPIRQVLYGLLLSGRRADHSSQRPPVDDVEEYYREGESLTSCMVEAVLPSAAEQMQLDTLHQAPRSVQLKVFLETLGVSQSTLTTLSGVPPHLRLPVAVTCYWLRHAHPPPELPVLQALLLGLVYGELCRQRKSQRGFMEGPVLERLRGLIQRGRRSLDLGVAHAYSQWQCCLKESLHLNQLLCFPLAEPQCAWLYKGTLVHQLVTKLRGGLTPDSLLMGDLGSGQLYRAMLGAILNSHDSHEAAVIPLVSGPQRATPPSLTQPLDNLTASLHILALEEDDDDGAGGGSKAKPEDDLGWTLVSVRTRHKSKDRFNRSRNPEFSRKQGRTGWE